In Vicugna pacos chromosome 10, VicPac4, whole genome shotgun sequence, the following proteins share a genomic window:
- the TP53I11 gene encoding tumor protein p53-inducible protein 11 gives MAAKQPPPLMKKHSQTDLVSRLKTRKILGVGGEDDDGEVHRSKISQVLGNEIKFAVREPLGLRVWQFVSAVLFSGIAIMALAFPDQLYDAVFDGVEVTSKTPIRLYGGALLSISLIMWNALYTAEKVIIRWTLLTEACYFGVQFLVVTATLAETGLVSLGILLLLASRLLFVAISVYYYYQVGRKPKKV, from the exons ATGGCAGCCAAGCAGCCCCCACCTCTTATGAAGAAGCACAGCCAGACGGACCTCGTGAGCCGCCTGAAGACCCGCAAGATCCTGGGCGTGGGCGGGGAGGACGATGACGGGGAGGTGCACCGCTCCAAG ATCAGCCAGGTCTTGGGTAATGAAATCAAGTTTGCTGTTCGGGAGCCTTTGGGGCTCAG GGTCTGGCAGTTTGTTTCTGCTGTGCTCTTCTCTGGCATCGCCATCATG GCCCTGGCCTTCCCTGACCAGCTCTACGATGCTGTCTTTGATGGAGTCGAGGTGACCAGCAAGACCCCCATCCGCCTCTATGGTGGTGCCCTCCTCA gcatCTCCCTGATCATGTGGAACGCTCTCTACACGGCTGAGAAGGTTATCATTCGATGGACTCTGCTCACTGAAGCCTGTTACTTCGGGGTCCAGTTCTTGG TGGTCACTGCCACGCTAGCCGAGACGGGCCTCGTGTCCCTGGGGATCCTGCTGCTCCTGGCCAGCCGCCTCCTCTTTGTCGCCATCAGCGTTTACTACTATTACCAAGTCGGCCGAAAACCCAAGAAAGTTTAG